The Pseudomonas baetica genome includes a region encoding these proteins:
- a CDS encoding NUDIX hydrolase, which yields MLGSSTLRIAAALLLNADGQTLLVRKRGTTAFMQPGGKIEAHELPVQALARELEEELGLEIDPTQATFLGQFCAPAANEPGFIVQAEIFQLSIDSRVSPAAEIEEVIWIDPVTDGDVELAPLTRDLILPFYRASLTAIA from the coding sequence ATGCTAGGTTCTTCCACCCTCCGTATCGCCGCCGCCCTGTTGCTCAACGCCGATGGCCAGACCTTGTTGGTGCGCAAGCGCGGCACCACAGCGTTCATGCAACCGGGCGGCAAGATCGAGGCGCATGAGTTGCCGGTGCAGGCGCTGGCCCGTGAGCTGGAGGAAGAGCTGGGGCTGGAGATCGACCCCACGCAGGCGACTTTCCTCGGGCAGTTCTGCGCGCCTGCTGCCAACGAACCGGGATTCATTGTTCAGGCTGAAATCTTTCAACTGAGCATCGACAGCCGCGTCTCCCCGGCGGCTGAAATCGAAGAAGTGATCTGGATCGACCCGGTCACCGACGGCGATGTCGAACTGGCGCCATTGACACGCGACCTGATCCTGCCGTTTTATCGAGCCTCGCTCACCGCCATCGCTTGA
- a CDS encoding carbon-nitrogen hydrolase family protein, with protein MKVELAQLAGRDNGTAYNLQRALAAIAACAADTQLIVFPETHLMGFPTADTVAQTSEAVDGPTVSAVLAAARERNIAVVIGMAENDNGRFYNTTLLITPDGIALKYRKTHLWASDRGVFEAGDRFATCLWNGVRVGLLICYDIEFPETARALAQLGAELLIVTNGNMDPYASTHRTAITARAQENQAFALMVNRVEAGDDGLMFAGGSALVDPLGTLLFEAGREEGQFTVELDFSQLEIARKDYRYLDDQRLTLPGEVVDHVCGLRELLIPAR; from the coding sequence ATGAAAGTCGAACTCGCCCAACTGGCGGGCCGTGACAATGGCACCGCGTACAACCTTCAGCGCGCCCTCGCCGCGATTGCCGCGTGCGCGGCCGACACGCAACTGATCGTGTTCCCGGAAACCCACCTGATGGGCTTCCCCACCGCCGACACTGTTGCGCAGACATCCGAAGCGGTGGACGGCCCGACCGTCAGCGCTGTGCTGGCAGCGGCTCGCGAACGCAACATCGCCGTGGTGATCGGCATGGCCGAAAACGACAACGGCCGGTTCTACAACACCACGCTGCTGATCACCCCCGACGGCATCGCCCTGAAATACCGCAAGACGCATTTGTGGGCTTCGGATCGAGGTGTGTTCGAGGCGGGCGACCGTTTTGCCACTTGCCTGTGGAACGGTGTGCGGGTGGGGCTGCTGATCTGCTACGACATCGAGTTCCCGGAAACTGCCCGCGCCTTGGCGCAACTGGGCGCCGAGTTGCTGATCGTCACCAACGGCAACATGGACCCCTACGCATCGACTCATCGCACGGCGATCACCGCACGTGCCCAGGAGAATCAGGCGTTTGCGCTGATGGTCAATCGCGTGGAGGCGGGGGATGACGGCTTGATGTTTGCCGGCGGCAGCGCGCTGGTCGATCCGCTGGGGACTTTGCTGTTCGAGGCGGGGCGTGAGGAAGGGCAGTTCACGGTTGAGCTGGATTTCAGCCAGTTGGAGATAGCGCGCAAGGATTACCGCTATCTGGATGATCAGCGCCTGACGTTGCCGGGGGAAGTGGTGGACCACGTCTGTGGATTGCGCGAGTTGCTGATTCCTGCGCGCTGA
- a CDS encoding amino acid permease: MPVGNHLPHGETAQGGPLKRELGERHIRLMALGACIGVGLFLGSAKAIEMAGPAIMLSYILGGLAILVIMRALGEMAVHNPVAGSFSRYAQDYLGPLAGFLTGWNYWFLWLVTCVAEITAVAVYMGIWFPDVPRWIWALAALISMGSINLIAVKAFGEFEFWFALIKIVTIIAMVIGGIGIIAFGFGNDGVALGISNLWSHGGFMPNGVTGVLMSLQMVMFAYLGVEMIGLTAGEAKNPQKTIPNAIGSVFWRILLFYVGALFVILSIYPWNEIGTQGSPFVMTFERLGIKTAAGIINFVVITAALSSCNGGIFSTGRMLYSLAQNGQAPAGFAKTSNNGVPRRALLLSIFALLLGVLLNYLVPEKVFVWVTSIATFGAIWTWVMILLAQLKFRKGLSASERAGLKYKMWLYPASSYCALAFLVLVVGLMAYFPDTRVALYVGPAFLVLLTVLFYVFKLQPTNASQGAVHSAS; the protein is encoded by the coding sequence ATGCCAGTCGGCAATCACCTGCCTCACGGCGAAACCGCTCAGGGCGGTCCGCTTAAACGCGAACTCGGCGAACGGCATATTCGCCTGATGGCGCTCGGTGCCTGCATCGGCGTCGGTCTGTTTCTGGGCTCGGCCAAGGCCATCGAAATGGCCGGCCCGGCGATCATGCTCTCGTATATTCTCGGCGGTCTGGCGATCCTGGTGATCATGCGCGCCCTCGGCGAGATGGCCGTACACAACCCGGTGGCCGGTTCGTTCAGCCGCTACGCACAAGACTATCTCGGGCCGTTGGCGGGCTTCCTCACCGGTTGGAACTACTGGTTCCTGTGGCTGGTGACCTGCGTCGCGGAAATCACCGCCGTTGCCGTGTACATGGGCATCTGGTTCCCGGACGTACCGCGCTGGATCTGGGCCCTCGCCGCGCTGATCAGCATGGGCTCGATCAACCTGATCGCGGTCAAGGCCTTCGGTGAGTTCGAATTCTGGTTCGCCCTGATCAAGATCGTCACCATCATCGCCATGGTGATCGGCGGTATCGGCATCATCGCTTTCGGTTTCGGCAACGACGGCGTGGCACTGGGGATTTCCAACCTGTGGAGCCACGGCGGGTTCATGCCTAACGGCGTGACGGGGGTGCTGATGTCGCTACAAATGGTCATGTTCGCCTACCTCGGTGTCGAGATGATCGGCCTGACCGCCGGTGAAGCGAAGAACCCGCAGAAGACCATTCCGAATGCGATCGGCTCGGTGTTCTGGCGGATTCTGCTGTTCTACGTCGGCGCCTTGTTCGTGATTCTGTCGATCTACCCGTGGAACGAAATCGGCACCCAGGGCAGCCCGTTCGTGATGACCTTCGAGCGTCTGGGCATCAAGACGGCGGCCGGCATCATCAACTTCGTGGTGATCACTGCTGCATTGTCTTCCTGCAACGGCGGCATCTTCAGCACCGGGCGCATGCTCTACAGCCTGGCGCAGAACGGCCAGGCTCCGGCCGGTTTCGCCAAGACCTCGAATAACGGCGTACCGCGTCGCGCATTGCTGCTGTCGATTTTTGCGCTGCTGCTGGGCGTGCTGCTCAACTACCTGGTACCGGAAAAAGTCTTCGTCTGGGTGACCTCGATTGCTACCTTCGGCGCGATCTGGACCTGGGTAATGATCCTGCTGGCGCAACTGAAATTCCGCAAAGGCCTGAGCGCCAGCGAGCGTGCCGGCCTGAAATACAAGATGTGGCTGTACCCGGCCAGTTCGTACTGTGCACTGGCATTCCTGGTGCTGGTGGTCGGCCTGATGGCGTACTTCCCGGACACGCGCGTGGCGCTGTATGTCGGCCCCGCGTTCCTGGTGTTGCTGACCGTGTTGTTCTACGTGTTCAAGCTGCAACCGACCAATGCGTCGCAAGGCGCGGTGCATTCGGCTTCGTAG
- a CDS encoding helix-turn-helix transcriptional regulator, which translates to MTLSLDDITWHRAVGQLIDALDKPNFWAQLVRLLDQYVPFDSWVALLFSADQHPQVFAECPGEDGSPDPLFQDYLRGLYLLDPFYIACREQSRTGLYRLWEVAPEHFELTEYYQRYFRLNVVADEIQFNCQLEGERTLCLSLGSEKPFTGEQIALLSLIQPWVLGLLRQRLPYEINETVALAASPAPTDWRVQLEASVQQLKGAQLTARELDVGRLMLSGCSSKEIARKLEISVETVKVHKKHMYSKLGIKSQSELFSIFLQAQTA; encoded by the coding sequence ATGACACTTTCGTTGGACGACATCACCTGGCACCGCGCCGTCGGGCAACTGATCGATGCGCTGGACAAGCCCAATTTCTGGGCGCAACTGGTGCGCCTGCTCGACCAGTACGTGCCGTTCGATAGCTGGGTCGCGCTGCTGTTCAGCGCCGACCAACACCCGCAGGTCTTTGCCGAATGCCCCGGCGAAGACGGCAGTCCTGACCCGTTGTTTCAGGATTACCTGCGCGGCCTGTACCTGCTCGACCCGTTCTACATCGCCTGCCGCGAGCAATCGCGCACCGGGCTGTATCGCCTCTGGGAAGTGGCACCGGAGCATTTCGAGCTGACCGAGTATTACCAGCGATACTTTCGTCTGAATGTGGTCGCCGACGAAATCCAGTTCAATTGCCAACTCGAAGGCGAGCGCACGTTGTGCCTGTCACTGGGCAGTGAAAAACCTTTCACTGGCGAGCAGATCGCTTTGCTGTCATTGATCCAGCCGTGGGTCTTGGGCCTGTTGCGCCAGCGCCTGCCGTACGAGATCAACGAAACCGTGGCCCTCGCGGCGTCACCCGCCCCCACGGATTGGCGCGTGCAACTGGAGGCCTCGGTGCAACAACTCAAGGGCGCGCAACTGACCGCCCGGGAACTGGACGTCGGCCGCTTGATGCTCAGCGGTTGCTCCAGCAAAGAAATCGCCCGTAAGCTGGAAATCTCCGTAGAAACCGTGAAAGTTCATAAGAAACACATGTACAGCAAGCTGGGGATCAAGTCCCAGTCCGAGCTGTTTTCGATTTTTCTCCAGGCACAAACCGCCTGA
- a CDS encoding FMN-binding glutamate synthase family protein yields MSLSLLSRYAFFAVCVMFTLASLPFLEHDWLWPITAVTGVLSLIGVFDLLQSPHAVRRNYPILGNIRYLVEGIRPEIRQYLLESDSDALPFSRAQRSLVYSRAKNESADKPFGTLIDVYQSGFEFIGHSMRPAPLSDPSSFRVTVGGPQCTQPYSASVFNISAMSFGSLSANAIRALNQGAKLGNFAHDTGEGSISPYHREHGGDLTWELGSGYFGCRTSDGRFDPERFAVQAQNPQVRMIEIKMSQGAKPGHGGILPKHKVTREIAETRGIMMGEDCVSPSRHSAFSTPLEMMQFIQQLRELSGGKPVGFKFCLGHPWEFMGIAKAMLETGILPDFIVVDGKEGGTGAAPVEFTDHIGVPMREGLLFVHNTLVGLNLRDKIKLGASGKIVSAFDIASVLAIGADWANSARGFMFAIGCIQSQSCHTNKCPTGVATQDALRQRALVVPDKAQRVFNFHRNTLKALAEMLAAAGLDHPSQLSAKHLVRRMSATEIKLFSQLHVFLKPGELLTGEVNGEFYSRMWQMARADSFEPQDVAAA; encoded by the coding sequence ATGAGCCTGTCACTCCTGAGCCGCTACGCCTTCTTTGCCGTCTGCGTGATGTTCACCCTCGCCAGCCTGCCTTTTCTCGAACACGACTGGCTGTGGCCAATCACCGCGGTGACCGGCGTGTTGAGCCTGATCGGTGTGTTCGACCTGCTGCAGAGCCCCCACGCGGTGCGGCGCAATTACCCGATCCTGGGCAACATCCGTTATCTGGTCGAAGGCATCCGCCCGGAGATCCGCCAATACCTGCTCGAATCCGACAGCGATGCCCTGCCCTTCTCCCGTGCCCAGCGCTCGCTGGTGTATTCGCGGGCGAAGAATGAAAGCGCCGACAAACCGTTCGGCACGCTGATCGATGTCTACCAATCCGGATTTGAGTTCATCGGCCATTCGATGCGCCCGGCGCCATTGAGCGACCCGAGCAGTTTCCGCGTCACCGTTGGCGGCCCGCAGTGCACCCAGCCGTACTCGGCCTCGGTGTTCAATATCTCGGCGATGAGCTTCGGCTCGCTCAGCGCCAACGCCATCCGTGCGTTGAACCAGGGTGCGAAACTCGGCAACTTCGCCCACGACACCGGCGAAGGCAGCATCAGCCCGTATCACCGCGAACACGGCGGCGACCTGACTTGGGAGCTGGGCAGCGGCTATTTCGGCTGCCGCACCAGCGATGGCCGCTTCGACCCGGAACGCTTCGCCGTACAGGCGCAAAACCCGCAAGTGCGAATGATCGAAATCAAGATGAGCCAGGGCGCCAAACCCGGTCACGGCGGCATTCTGCCCAAGCACAAAGTCACCCGGGAAATCGCTGAAACCCGCGGCATCATGATGGGTGAAGACTGCGTCTCGCCGTCACGTCACAGCGCCTTTTCCACGCCGCTGGAAATGATGCAGTTCATCCAGCAACTGCGTGAACTGTCCGGTGGCAAACCGGTGGGTTTCAAGTTCTGCCTCGGTCATCCGTGGGAGTTCATGGGCATCGCCAAGGCCATGCTGGAGACCGGCATTCTCCCGGACTTCATCGTCGTCGACGGCAAGGAAGGCGGCACCGGCGCCGCACCCGTGGAGTTCACCGACCACATCGGCGTACCGATGCGCGAAGGCTTGCTGTTCGTACACAACACGCTGGTCGGTCTGAACCTGCGCGACAAGATCAAACTTGGCGCCAGCGGCAAGATCGTCAGCGCCTTCGACATTGCCAGCGTGCTGGCCATCGGCGCCGACTGGGCCAACTCCGCACGCGGCTTCATGTTCGCCATCGGCTGCATCCAGTCGCAGTCGTGCCACACCAACAAATGTCCGACCGGTGTGGCGACTCAAGATGCCTTGCGCCAACGTGCCCTCGTCGTGCCGGACAAGGCGCAGCGTGTGTTCAATTTCCATCGCAACACCTTGAAGGCTTTGGCTGAAATGCTCGCCGCGGCCGGGCTGGACCATCCCTCGCAACTGTCGGCCAAGCATCTGGTACGACGCATGTCGGCGACCGAGATCAAGCTGTTCTCGCAGTTGCATGTGTTTTTGAAACCGGGGGAATTGCTCACCGGGGAAGTGAACGGCGAGTTCTATTCGCGGATGTGGCAAATGGCGCGGGCGGACAGTTTTGAGCCGCAGGACGTCGCGGCAGCGTAA
- a CDS encoding GNAT family N-acetyltransferase, whose amino-acid sequence MWSERLDASHALAYRELMLEAYDRHPQAFTSSVRERAVMPLSWWEGRLTSKLDVVLGAFADGRLAGIVGLAFEPREKARHKATLFGMYVSADFRQHGLGFELVQAAVSEAQNHPELKLIQLTVTAGNDAALKLYQRCGFIQFGLEPLAVRVGEDYFDKIHMWREL is encoded by the coding sequence ATGTGGAGCGAACGGCTGGACGCCAGCCATGCCCTGGCCTACCGCGAGCTGATGCTCGAAGCGTACGACCGTCATCCCCAGGCGTTCACCTCCAGCGTGCGTGAGCGGGCAGTGATGCCGCTGAGTTGGTGGGAAGGCCGATTGACCAGCAAACTCGACGTGGTGCTCGGCGCGTTTGCAGACGGCAGATTGGCAGGCATCGTCGGCCTGGCGTTCGAACCGCGAGAGAAGGCCAGGCACAAGGCAACGCTGTTTGGCATGTACGTGTCGGCTGATTTTCGTCAGCACGGATTGGGCTTCGAGCTGGTGCAGGCAGCTGTGAGCGAAGCTCAAAACCACCCGGAGCTGAAACTCATCCAGTTGACCGTCACGGCCGGCAACGACGCCGCGCTCAAGCTCTACCAACGCTGCGGCTTCATCCAGTTCGGCCTCGAACCTTTGGCCGTGCGGGTGGGTGAAGATTACTTCGACAAGATCCACATGTGGCGTGAACTCTGA
- a CDS encoding transglycosylase domain-containing protein, which yields MGALWQTDSSKAVVPTERVDEAPIPEKPRRSRHGWKAFWLLLLIIAIVVGLAASKEMRTSRFQSRQLSQYAQSLTYKLEPGPSEAIRYPGNGPFDLRLGYSSLDEFLPRLLKRDYVITEQARFSPALLSYTDKGLFVPYAEKIQAGLSITDCRAAPLYKYNYPQQLYASFAAIPPVVVSSLLFIENRFLLDPGQPLANPAVDWPRFGMAAWSQVAKLLHLPGQSAGGSTLATQLEKYRHSPDGLTVSGAEKIRQMISASVRAYQPGAQTLGARQNIVRDYLNSVPLSAVPGHGEVHGMAEGLRVWYGSDFNTANAQLNSPATDPKTMADKGLVLREMLSLMIAQRRPSHYLTKGRDELANLTDSHLRLLKQNGVIDTALADAALAAKVSYRDWQTQPTLQPIETNKGISVARSRLASMLNRPLYDLDRLDLSATSTLQGELQSQATAYLKKLADPAYAAEIGLLGERLLTPTSTTQVRYSFTLFELTPDGSRVRVQTDSTDQPFDINEGSKLELGSTAKMRVLTTYLQIIAELHDKYGAMSVPELKKVEVPDQDRLSQWVIDYLIQNKDHDLSKMLGAALDRKYSASPGEAFFTGGGLHVFHNFRKEDNGRMPTLRDALRESINLPFIRLMRDLVRYTTYSGPNNSAELLKDDRDPRRQEYLANFADREGTSFLLKFWKKYKNKDTQARLDTFLDSMRPTPIRMAAVHRYLLPNASQEDFNSFVRSHLKGAKLTEKLTDDRLIRLYDAYGPGTYDLPDQGFIAKVHPLDLWLMGYLLNNPDTTFSQIVKASQFERQEVYSWLFKSKHKGARDSRIRTMLEIQAFLDIHQRWKSVGYPFDHLVPSLATAIGSSGDRPAALAELIGTILNDGVRMPTLRIDSLHFAAGTPYETRLVNDPHVGKRVMPSEVATALREALSQVVDAGTAKRVSGSFKLADGTPLAMGGKTGTGDNRIEAIGSGGRILSSKSINRTATFVFYIGDHHFGTLTAFVPGRTAENFKFTSALPVQVLKGMAPILTSYLQPGSDTACRPAEVAQR from the coding sequence ATGGGCGCTTTGTGGCAAACCGATTCGAGTAAAGCCGTGGTTCCGACTGAACGTGTGGATGAAGCGCCTATCCCTGAAAAACCACGCCGCAGCCGGCATGGCTGGAAGGCTTTCTGGTTATTGCTGCTGATTATCGCGATTGTCGTGGGACTGGCGGCGAGCAAGGAAATGCGCACCTCGCGCTTTCAATCCCGGCAACTGAGCCAGTACGCCCAATCGTTGACCTACAAGCTGGAGCCCGGGCCCAGCGAAGCGATTCGCTATCCGGGCAACGGGCCGTTCGATCTGCGTCTGGGCTACAGCTCGCTTGATGAATTTCTGCCGCGCCTGCTCAAACGCGATTACGTGATCACCGAGCAGGCCCGCTTCTCGCCAGCCTTGCTCAGCTATACCGACAAGGGCTTGTTCGTGCCCTATGCGGAGAAGATTCAGGCCGGGCTGTCGATCACCGATTGCCGGGCCGCGCCGCTGTACAAGTACAACTACCCGCAACAGCTGTATGCGAGCTTCGCGGCGATACCGCCGGTGGTGGTCAGCAGCTTGCTGTTCATCGAAAACCGCTTTCTGCTCGACCCCGGACAACCCTTGGCCAACCCGGCTGTGGACTGGCCGCGCTTCGGCATGGCGGCGTGGTCGCAAGTGGCCAAGTTGCTGCACCTGCCCGGGCAATCCGCTGGCGGCAGTACCCTGGCCACGCAGCTGGAGAAGTATCGCCATTCGCCCGATGGCTTGACGGTGTCCGGTGCGGAGAAGATCCGCCAGATGATTTCCGCCAGTGTCCGCGCCTATCAGCCCGGCGCACAAACACTGGGGGCGCGGCAGAACATCGTGCGCGATTACCTCAACAGCGTGCCGCTGTCGGCGGTCCCGGGGCATGGCGAAGTGCATGGCATGGCCGAAGGCCTGCGCGTCTGGTACGGCAGTGATTTCAACACGGCCAACGCACAGTTGAACAGCCCGGCCACCGACCCGAAAACCATGGCCGACAAAGGCCTGGTCTTGCGCGAAATGCTCTCGCTGATGATCGCCCAGCGGCGCCCGTCGCATTACCTGACCAAGGGCCGCGATGAACTCGCCAACCTCACCGACAGCCACTTGCGCCTGCTCAAGCAGAACGGCGTGATCGACACCGCCCTGGCCGACGCCGCGCTCGCCGCCAAGGTCAGTTACCGCGACTGGCAGACCCAGCCGACCCTTCAACCGATTGAAACCAACAAAGGCATCAGCGTCGCCCGCAGCCGTCTGGCCAGCATGCTCAATCGTCCGCTGTACGACCTCGATCGTCTCGACCTGTCAGCCACCAGCACCCTGCAAGGTGAGTTGCAAAGCCAGGCCACGGCATACCTGAAGAAACTCGCCGACCCGGCTTATGCCGCCGAAATCGGCCTGCTCGGTGAGCGTCTGCTGACACCGACCAGCACCACCCAGGTGCGTTACAGCTTCACCCTGTTCGAACTGACGCCGGACGGTTCGCGAGTGCGCGTGCAGACCGACAGCACCGACCAGCCGTTTGATATCAACGAAGGCAGCAAACTCGAACTCGGCTCGACCGCAAAGATGCGTGTGCTCACCACCTACCTGCAGATCATTGCCGAACTGCATGACAAGTACGGCGCCATGAGCGTGCCGGAACTGAAGAAAGTCGAGGTGCCCGATCAGGATCGCTTGAGTCAGTGGGTCATCGATTACCTGATCCAGAACAAGGACCACGACTTGTCGAAAATGCTCGGCGCAGCGCTGGACCGCAAATACTCGGCCAGCCCCGGAGAAGCGTTTTTCACCGGCGGCGGCCTGCATGTGTTCCATAACTTTCGCAAGGAAGACAACGGCCGCATGCCGACTCTGCGCGATGCGCTGCGCGAGTCGATCAACCTGCCGTTCATTCGTCTGATGCGTGATCTGGTGCGTTACACCACCTACTCCGGCCCCAACAACAGCGCCGAACTGCTCAAGGATGACCGCGACCCGCGGCGTCAGGAATACCTGGCGAACTTCGCCGACCGCGAAGGCACGTCGTTTCTGCTCAAATTCTGGAAGAAGTACAAAAACAAGGACACCCAGGCGCGCCTCGACACCTTCCTCGACAGCATGCGCCCGACGCCGATCCGCATGGCCGCCGTGCATCGTTATCTGCTGCCGAACGCCAGTCAGGAAGACTTCAACAGCTTCGTGCGCTCGCACCTCAAGGGCGCCAAGCTCACTGAAAAACTCACCGACGACCGCCTGATCCGGCTCTACGACGCCTACGGTCCAGGCACCTACGACTTGCCGGATCAGGGGTTCATCGCCAAGGTTCACCCGCTGGACCTGTGGCTGATGGGTTACCTGCTCAACAACCCCGACACGACCTTCAGCCAGATCGTCAAAGCCAGTCAATTTGAACGTCAGGAAGTCTACAGCTGGCTGTTCAAGAGCAAACACAAGGGCGCTCGCGACAGCCGGATCCGCACGATGCTCGAGATCCAGGCATTCCTCGACATTCATCAGCGCTGGAAGAGCGTCGGCTACCCGTTCGATCACCTGGTGCCGTCACTGGCCACCGCCATCGGCAGTTCCGGCGACCGTCCGGCAGCGCTGGCCGAGTTGATCGGCACCATCCTCAACGACGGCGTACGCATGCCGACCCTGCGCATCGACAGCCTGCATTTTGCCGCCGGCACGCCCTATGAAACACGCCTGGTCAACGATCCTCACGTCGGCAAACGGGTGATGCCGTCAGAGGTGGCGACTGCCCTGCGCGAAGCGCTGTCGCAGGTGGTGGATGCCGGCACGGCGAAACGGGTGTCCGGCAGTTTCAAACTGGCCGACGGCACCCCGCTGGCCATGGGCGGTAAAACCGGCACCGGTGACAACCGTATCGAAGCGATCGGCTCGGGCGGACGGATTCTCAGTTCGAAGTCGATCAACCGTACGGCGACGTTCGTGTTCTACATCGGCGATCACCACTTCGGCACGCTCACCGCGTTCGTCCCGGGGCGTACGGCGGAGAACTTCAAGTTCACCTCGGCGTTGCCGGTGCAAGTGCTCAAAGGCATGGCGCCGATCCTCACCTCGTATCTGCAACCGGGCAGCGACACGGCCTGCCGCCCCGCTGAGGTCGCCCAGCGCTGA
- a CDS encoding LysE family translocator codes for MIPLQDLLIFAAAALLMVLTPGPNMIYLISRSICQGRKAGVTSLLGVVAGFFVHMFAAAAGLTAVFLAVPMAYEVLKWAGALYLLWLAWQAVKPGARSPFEAQQLPPDSSRKLITMGFLTSALNPKIAVFYLSVFPQFITPEHGSVFTQSIILGLTQISVSFCVNLLIALFAAGIASWFVRNPTWLALQRYFMGMVLGGLAVRLMLEQRRGA; via the coding sequence ATGATCCCGCTTCAAGACCTGCTGATCTTCGCCGCCGCCGCGTTGCTGATGGTGCTGACGCCGGGGCCGAACATGATCTACCTGATCTCGCGTTCGATCTGTCAGGGGCGCAAGGCCGGGGTGACATCCTTGCTCGGCGTGGTGGCCGGTTTCTTTGTGCATATGTTCGCGGCGGCGGCCGGTTTGACTGCGGTGTTTCTCGCCGTGCCGATGGCTTATGAAGTGTTGAAGTGGGCCGGTGCGCTGTACCTGCTGTGGCTGGCCTGGCAAGCGGTGAAACCCGGCGCACGTTCGCCGTTCGAAGCGCAGCAATTGCCGCCGGATTCATCACGCAAACTGATCACCATGGGCTTTCTTACCAGCGCCCTGAACCCGAAAATTGCCGTGTTCTACCTCTCGGTGTTTCCGCAATTCATCACACCCGAACATGGCTCGGTGTTCACCCAAAGCATCATCCTTGGCCTGACCCAGATCAGCGTCAGTTTTTGCGTCAATTTGCTGATTGCGCTGTTCGCGGCAGGCATTGCTTCGTGGTTCGTGCGCAACCCGACGTGGCTGGCGCTGCAGCGTTATTTCATGGGCATGGTGCTCGGCGGTCTGGCCGTGCGGTTGATGCTTGAACAGCGGCGAGGCGCTTGA